A window of the Streptomyces sp. NBC_00454 genome harbors these coding sequences:
- the dop gene encoding depupylase/deamidase Dop, which produces MTVRRVMGIETEYGISVPGHPNANAMLTSSQIVNAYAAAMHRARRARWDFEEENPLRDARGFDLAREAADNSQLTDEDIGLANVILTNGARLYVDHAHPEYSSPEITNPLDAVLWDKAGERIMAEAAVRAAQLPGAQPIHLYKNNTDNKGASYGTHENYLMKRETPFSDIVRHLTPFFVSRLVFTGAGRVGIGQDGREHGFQISQRADYFEVEVGLETTLKRPIINTRDEPHSDAEKYRRLHVIIGDANLSEISTYLKLGTTALVLSMIEDGYINVDLAVDQPVRTLHQVSHDPDLKHLITLRSGRTLTAVQLQMEYYELARKYVEERFGSDADEQTKDVLARWEDVLGRLESDPMSLSGELDWIAKREILEGYRRRDGLGWDAARLHLVDLQYADVRPEKGLYNRLVARGKMKRLLDESAVERAQSKPPEDTRAYFRGRCLEQYADDVAAASWDSVIFDLPGHDSLQRVPTLEPLRGTRAHVKELLDRCRTAEDLVRVLSGR; this is translated from the coding sequence ATGACCGTACGGCGAGTAATGGGGATCGAGACGGAGTACGGGATCTCCGTCCCGGGGCACCCGAACGCCAATGCCATGCTCACCTCGTCCCAGATCGTCAACGCCTACGCGGCGGCGATGCACCGGGCGCGACGCGCCCGCTGGGACTTCGAGGAAGAGAACCCGCTGCGGGACGCCCGCGGCTTCGACCTCGCCCGCGAGGCCGCCGACAACAGCCAGCTCACCGACGAGGACATCGGCCTCGCCAACGTCATCCTCACCAACGGCGCACGCCTCTACGTGGACCACGCACACCCCGAATACAGCTCCCCGGAGATCACCAACCCGCTCGACGCCGTCCTCTGGGACAAGGCCGGCGAGCGGATCATGGCCGAGGCCGCCGTCAGGGCCGCCCAGCTCCCCGGGGCCCAGCCCATCCACCTCTACAAGAACAACACCGACAACAAGGGCGCCTCCTACGGCACGCACGAGAACTACCTGATGAAGCGGGAAACCCCCTTCTCGGACATCGTGCGCCACCTCACCCCCTTCTTCGTCTCCCGCCTCGTCTTCACCGGCGCCGGCCGGGTCGGCATCGGCCAGGACGGCCGCGAACACGGCTTCCAGATCAGCCAGCGCGCCGACTACTTCGAAGTCGAGGTCGGCCTCGAGACCACCCTCAAGCGCCCCATCATCAACACCCGCGACGAACCGCACTCGGACGCGGAGAAATACCGCCGCCTCCACGTGATCATCGGCGACGCCAACCTCTCCGAGATCTCCACCTACCTCAAGCTCGGCACCACCGCACTCGTCCTGTCCATGATCGAAGACGGCTACATCAACGTCGACCTCGCCGTGGACCAGCCCGTACGCACCCTCCACCAGGTCTCCCACGACCCCGACCTGAAACACCTCATCACGCTGCGCAGCGGCCGGACGCTGACCGCCGTACAACTCCAGATGGAGTACTACGAGCTGGCCAGGAAGTACGTGGAGGAGCGTTTCGGCTCCGACGCGGACGAGCAGACCAAGGATGTGCTGGCCCGCTGGGAGGACGTCCTGGGCCGGCTGGAGAGCGACCCGATGAGCCTGTCGGGAGAGCTCGACTGGATCGCGAAGCGGGAGATCCTGGAGGGCTACCGGCGCCGCGACGGCCTCGGCTGGGACGCCGCCCGGCTCCACCTGGTCGACCTGCAGTACGCGGACGTACGGCCCGAGAAGGGGCTTTACAACCGCCTCGTGGCCCGCGGCAAGATGAAGCGGCTCCTGGACGAGAGCGCCGTGGAGCGGGCGCAGAGCAAGCCGCCGGAGGACACCCGGGCGTACTTCCGGGGACGCTGCCTGGAGCAGTACGCCGATGACGTGGCCGCGGCCTCGTGGGACTCGGTGATCTTCGACCTGCCGGGCCACGACTCCCTCCAGCGGGTCCCGACCCTGGAACCCCTGCGGGGCACCCGTGCCCACGTGAAGGAGCTCCTGGACCGCTGCCGCACGGCGGAGGACCTGGTGCGGGTGCTGTCGGGGCGCTGA